ATACAAAAATGGAAGTCATCATTTACAACTAAATGAAAATAGTCAAATTTGACACTACATcaataattaaaataggatataagaaaataaattttaaaaaaaataaataaattatttaattaaaataggatatttatttgaaatttatgacattaatataaatttaataaaaataattaataaattctataaataaaactaagcaaatatgcatattgcacgttgtttgtatctagtatatatataaatatttgccCATGCCATCATATTTAACAATACAAAATTACATTTCTTTCCTAAAATCATatttataaatacaaaaaaacaCATTTATATTCAATCTAAATACACTGTCTAACGCAAACACAAAATCAAAAGTATCAAACAAACTGATTGATCCAACAAAACACAACTCAGAGCCACCAAAAGCTTATTCAATCTTCACCCTCAAATGTAAAGTTCAGATCTAATAAAAGGACGAAAACTTTTATCAGAAACAAGATTTCTCTTAATCACCATCACTCCATCAGACACACGAAAATGAACTTTTCAGATATTCAAAACAGATTAAACATAGGTATAGAATAAAAGGAGAGATGAAGACAAGTAGCGAAGACAGGTATTTGGCTCAAGTGTCATGCTTGCAACAATCAAATCCAGGGACAAAGACAAGTTTATGCTTGGCACTATCTTGGGAGGAGGTCGGATTGCTTGATATGCCCAAGCAAGAATGCCCACAAACAATAAAGCTAGTACTTCCTCAAGCAACCCTGAAAGATTTTGGCTTTAACTAAAATTGGAATAAAGCGACATAAACAAAGTTAAGTTTATGATTTTTTGACCAAAGTTATAATGAAAAATTAACCAAATCTGTCAAGTTCATGTATTGAAATAATGGACCTATTTAGAAATGGGCCAGAACTGTCAAGTTCATGCACACAAAAAAGAACACAAGAAGGGTTCAAATTCAAAGTGGGAAAATATTAAAACttaagttttgtttaaatatttaaGACACTGCATAAATCAAAGTCTTaaatagaaatatttacaacaggagCAAAGATTAAGACTTCAAAGTCAATTTATACACCCTTTTGCATAACCACTAACCAACTTTCTTAACTAATTGTAAAATTCAATATGAAATTGCTACTGCTCCAGAGAAAATTAGACATATTGGATGACTCAAAACACATATTAAAACAACAATTATTCTTAGTCTCGCGGTTTACCATTCAATGACTTCAACGTCAATTTGTGATCCAATACAACATTGCAAAAACAACAACTAACAGCAAAAGTGTTTTCCTAATTTTCATAAACAAGTTCTTATCATTTTCCTCCATTTGCAGTTCCTATTTTTCATAACTTTTAATAGTAATTTCTGTTCAAATTCAAATCAGAGCATTTGAAACCTCAACACAATAGAACATGTCATGTCAGTTTTCAGTACCAAAACAGTCTAAAGACTAATATAGCACCATTAAATTTCAATTTCCTCAAATGAATAAAAgggaaaaagataaaaagaaaaaaaaaccaccTGCAGGAAAGTGAAAAGAAGTGTTCTTGCTAGGTCAACAGAATAGAATCATTGAAACACATATCTAAAACTTATCTAAAAAAAGACAAAAGAGATCATATCAGTCCAGCCCCATGCCTCCTATGAATAAATCTGGATGCAAGTTGCAGATACGAAAAAGATAATACAGAATCTTACTAACAATATCCTAACAAGTCTATCCTAAAAGACTCAATTATTAATGAATCTAGAAAGAGATGTAGCCATAAgttaaaaccagccaaaaaactaccTGCCTAGTTATATTCCAAATTTTCTAATGAATCACCAAATACCAAACCCCAAACTCTTAATAACTAAGTCATATGTTGGggggaaaataaaaagaaatcatTACTAGTTCACAGCAAACTTTTGATGCTATTAGAAATTGGTTATTCATGAAGTAATAGTACCAAACTACATGAAATCAGAAAGTAAATGTACAGCTAAAAAAGCTGACTAAACAGAGTTTGGTGCAAACATGGAGgatattaaataaacaaaaaacataatttttatttcTCATATACGTACTCAAAAGATAGAAAACTCATCCATAAGCTTAATAACCTAAAAAACTAAAGCATCAAAGCTAATAAATATTGTTTGCTGCTGAAGTACTAGTGTAAAGCTACATGAAAACGGAATGTTAAAAAATACAGTAAAGGTGTCTAATTAGTGTACCTGAGAATGAGTGAAACAGCTGGTGGGTTTGAGGTATTTCTCAGAATAGAAGAGGCTCCTCCATTGATAGAGAAAAGGGGAACTTGGTACAAAGAGGAAGAGGCTCTAACGGTGACCTTCATTGCCAGAAGAAATGCAGATTAGAAAAAATGTATAAAATCACAGTTATCTCCTACTTCATGAAAATATCGAATAATATATGTCAAAAGAACTATAAAACACATACATATCATATTTTTACAgatcaaaatcataaaataaaatggGTTGCAATTACCTTGCTCTGTTGCCGTCCATGGAGTTGAGGGCCGGTCTCGCAGGGGGGAGGAAGTAGAACTCCGGTTAGCGTGAGAAGAGGAATTTGCCGAAATGGATggcctttatatatatatttttatttatcatattttttaAATCCGATAATGTGGCATTCATTAAGAGTAACTAGAAAACATGAAAAAAGATTCTCTCGTTTCCCTATCTCATTTCTTTCCCTCCAATGAATAATTGCGATAagcttttttttgttttgtttttttctccTGTTTAACCTGTTTCATTCCTCTTCCTTATCTTCTCAAAATTTGAACcacattaattaattatatatttgttaAGAGTTAAGAAATTATGTATCCACTATTTtctattaaaaatattatattttttattaaatctctacttttttttaattttagttattattatatatattattttattatcatataattatataaaaatagtGAGTAAGAAACAATTAATTAATGGGGTTTAAATTTTGAAGAGATAAAGAGAAGGAATTAAACATGGTAAATATGACAACTATTCATTGGAGGAACAGGAATGAGATTGGGAAATGGAATAGGCTATCTTATTTTTCAGAAAACATAGTCGCACTTCGCACAATTTTTTGTaatgtttaaaaaatatatatttttaaataatttttgagAGATTGTGTGTAAAAGATTCATTTTAACCCTACACGTACAACATGCTCCTTATATTAATAAGTAATGGCGtcttgaccataattttttttcatagtAATATTCATTATATAGCGAGCCTCTTATAGGTTTTcgagaaattatgaataattaaagtgtcgaaaataaaattcaaattactTGTTGTACGTgtgtttttatttaatattagtattattttatgctttttgtgttgtttttttgtttattatataaatcttttaagatttttatatttttagggttAAAAATGTATATATCATGATATTTTGCAcaatcattcatttttttaaataaatatttttattaatttaattaataatatttttaatcaaattaatatcatgtgtaTACATGTTggtatttttaattgttaagatattttggctttaaatttgaaatatcaaaaaaataaatcttgaagataaatgtcaatttatatatgattcatttattattataattattaaaaaatgagttattcttaaatattttatttaaaaaatctaTGTGACATTTTCCAATTTTGACATTGTCATTTAAAATATATCTCACGACAAACTTTATaggtattatttatgtttttgccaaataaaattgcTTCAATTGGCTTATCACATTATTGTGAAGGCAATGGGATggtaaatttagattttttatattctatttacTTATAACTCTTCCGAAAATAGGAAGGATTATTGAGAAAGATTATAGGTTTTTGTGtcatatttatattcatatacaaaaagatatatttttttttataaaatatctttaattttaaaaaagtctacaaaaatatatatgaacatattattataaataaaaaattattataaatataagatggttatatcaattttattatttttttctattttttattcattttaaataataatagtaattaaataaaatataaatatattagaactcaCAATAGCTTCCACACCATTGGAGATGGTGGAAAATCTTTCGATTAATGATGCTACAAAATCTATTTGAAGATTTATCGATTAACTTATACTTCCTAATTTGTTAAAACTTTGATGTCTCTTTTTGCCAACCACCTCCAACAATCTCAATATCATCCACACAATATAAACATTCGATAATATctaaaacatgatagaaaaataagatgaagatgttagaatatgaagatcaataatttaaaataaaaactttaaaaattaacaaacattaataattaaataaatactcgagaggattgtgttatcattggcacgtaaatcaatcaaatttggagatatgaattATAATTCATTGAAAtttgaaattgaaagaatttagagagaagaagagaaaaaaataaaaaaattacagtAAAGAAAAATATGAGAataataaaaaatgtttagaatatttatctatttttaaataataatatcttataaatatcttatttaaatttaagaaattacatttattattatagatattaccttaatatatataacaaaaccTAAATACGAGAAACCCATTGTGGTCCTCCTCTTTCACGTCTCTTGTTCTCCGTTGACGAGACTAGAGCGTCAACCATTTTCTATTTTGCCGACGATGAGTTCCGACCATCCTCAACAGCACAACTtatttattggtatttattttattttacttatttCTATAATAGTTTCACTTTCACTCGTTCACTTTctatcttaatttatttattttaaagaaaatataataGAATCAATGGAGGAATCAACTGCATTTAGTCAGCCTTCatcaaatcaaatcaaattaAGAAGTAACATTATGATTATAAGTTTAATGAATTAGAATGATTTTGATTTTGACTTTGTTGatgtacaaattaaaaaaaaattgaaaatactataattttaagtttattttcATTGTTAGATTTCATTACTATTCAGAAAAATTATGAGTTCTAACTTGAAAATTAAACTAAGAGACCATATGTACCCCATAGATTCGACTAGTGTAATTGAGGGTCACTCGGTATAATTTTCTTGTTAATGTTAAAATACACTAAGCGACCTTCTATGACTCTATGGATTGCTTAGGGTCGCTTAGTTCAATCTTCTTCTTAATGTTGAGCTGATCATCACCAACTTTTTCTTCTATATATGAAAATGTATGTAGAGATATGTGTTTACATATATTTGCGAATGGAATATTAAGGTGTGTGATGGTGATCTTTGACAGGATGATTGTTGATGGAGTTTGCCGATATGGGTAGAATTTTGGGTCTATTATGTTTGTTCGTCAAAATGCTTTGatcatttcatatatataaatgtaacttTTTTTTCATGGTGGGGTTTAATTCTTGTTTCAGGAAATATCCAACATTGTAGTTCAAGGTTTCTTACACGTTTGTTATAAATTTGGTTATTTTGGGTATCTTTTCCTAGAAATTAAGTTGATAATAATCTTGTTGTCAATATGTTTGTTTGATATTTTTTCAGTCGGTTATTGTGTTTTAAGCAAAATAAAGTACTATAAAAGCTACAATTTCTAATGAGATTATCACCCATGTTGTAGTGTTTTATGTTTTGATTAACATCCTTTACATCTGCAATGTACCTATATGCTTTATTAAAATTTGCTTCATTGCTGTATGAGACTTCGATATCACAGTTTGTTTGGTTCTCATTGTTTAAGGAAATAATATACAGAGAAATTTTATTTCATTGAGTTATTCACATTATGATGGAGATTCAAAATATCatataactaatattatttttgaCATTGAAAAATAGCACTAACATGAATTAGTCACACAACCATATGTTCTTACTGTAATTTGATTTGGCcacttattcttttctttttggcaACATATATATTTTTGGCATGGAGgtttcttttaaaaaatcaaattgGTGGAAATTGTTTGTTTTTGTTGCCATGTCCTTCGTTGGTTACTGCTCTCATGTGTATATATTGTTGGGAATGCTAAAATTTTGAAAGGGATACCAAATTCCAGGCAGTATTGGGAGGCTAATAGTTAATTTTTGGGGACTAAAGGATTGTAAATTGCTATCTAAAATTTTCAGTTACTAGCTTTTGTTCTCTAGATGAATTCTCTCGAATATCAAGCGAGAATTCATCTAGAGAAATTTCATCAAACAGCTTAGATGCAATTGTATGCTGTGATTCTCTACCAAGAATCCTAACCATGAGTTCAATAACCTGGCTATTAAGTTTCACTTTCGCAGGCCACAAATTCGATAAAACCCATTCAAACAACAAAAGGGATCTTTCCCAATTCCCAGAAAGGTCCAAAGCTTTCAACAGACTAATCAAATCAACCTCAACCAACTCAACCTTTACAGAATCAAAATAACCATTCAAATCATCCAAAGGCAACTCTACAATCGAATTAAACAGCATCTTACCCTTTGTTGTGAGAAACTCAAGGAACCCAGTTTCCAAACGACCTTCTTCTTCGTCCTCCTCCAGCTGAGAGACTAAAACCGATGTGGGATTTTCGTAACCGCTATTTTCAAGCTGTTTCTGAGTAGAATCAACCGAAAGTTTAAGAGAACGCAAATGGGCATTGCTGAAATGATGTGGCTTCACAGGTTTAACAGTGTGAGGAGTTTTTGGAGACGAAGAAAGGTGTAGAAGGTGTTGGAGGAGAGAATCAATGGGGAATGAGGATGGAGATGGGGATTGAgtaggaggaggtggtggaggtggagGTTGGGCTGTTGTTGGATTGAGCTTCCATGGCGGGAAGTTTGGTTGGGTTGGTTTATTTGAAGGGGTGGGATATACAGGTCTTGAGGGGAAGAGGGAACCCTCCATTGATGATGATAGTGTTCAAAGCTTTGGTTATGGGAAGAGTGAGAAGTGGAAAATGTGAGAATGAAAGAAAGGTTGCATTTTGATGAGAGTGAGATAGAGATGATTGGTGTTGATTCAAGATCGAATTTTGGATAGAAAgattggttttttattttctttagagAAGAGACAAGAGTATATTAAATGGTAGTTTTATTAATACTAAAAATTTGGTAATAAGCATATAATATACATATTTCAAAGTGAaatgattttattaatttttatttttttatttactttttttggTTTGATATTGAATGGAGATAGGTGGTTTAAGTAAGTACTTCTTAAGTTAAACTaatacaaaatttatttttatatttaatttaataaaaaaatgtaaaattaatagttaagaaaaagaaaaggtgAAACTAGGACTTATTCCAAAGAGCTACAATAgctatttttaaaaaatgagcTTCCAAATGAGTGagttaaatttgaattattttatacatttttttactATAATGAATAGTATCAGTCTATATGTAGAGAATTATTCATTaagttaaaattattttattttatttctttctttattaattatattttattttattttgtttatttttctttcatattttagtattttaattaataaaaaaataatatttaaatgatgtagagaagatataaaaaagaaatagaaaaattaatgtatggtgtaatgtaaatatttgatgtaaaataaaaaaagtaaaattttagtgctatatttgaaaaaataaagtaGAATATTTATTGTTAGTGCTCTTAAGTTGGAGTTGATCTTGGTATTTacatgttttttaattaatttttagtcAAAAGTGAATTTGTTTATAAATTGAAATCGAAGAATTTTATTTCAATTAAAATTATAGTAACTAATTCAACTAAAAAATAGTAACAAAAATTTTGTaccgaaagaaaaaaaaaataatgaaaatggaaaggaaaaaaaaactaaggTATGCTTAGTCTGCAATGAATATTATCACAAAATCTTTGCTcttattgtttttttaatatatatatatatacgtaccTTTAATTTTGGTTAGACACAAATTTATACCATTTTAAAGAGAAATACCACTTTTGACCATTAAGTTTACTAAAATACACTTACAAAATTTAGGGGAAAAAACCATGGACTTAGCGCTTTTGTTAAGAGAGATTTCGACTCTCTGATTATTGTATTTCTTCTCATATgccccatttttttttcttaacacGGCActgttttgatatatatatatatacatacacgaAGGATTTACATGGGAAAATTTTCTAAACTTTGATAAATAAGACATTTTTTTATGTGCATTTTATatggtattttatgtttttttacttttttttatgggttttgttttttgttatttccctaataatttattagttttatcatatttaattatataagattattttggctaattttaaatttttgtgaGGGTATTTCAGTAATTGTAGATATTattctttattaatttttttgttaagactttgaaaaacattttttttcttcttttctttaatcaaaacaattttgattttttaataatgtactattatcaaaatatcagttaaattgtaactggttacttagtgagatttggaaaaaaaaaattgatatgaaaaaaataaactaaattgatcgtgaAGATAACTGATTACAAttaagtttgaaaaaaaatatataagaaagaAAACTAGTTgtgatggtaaccagttacttagcCAGATGTGAAAACAAATAggatcaaaacaaaaaaaaaatctaaaatgatcataatcgtaactagttacaactaagtttgaaaaaaaaaatcagatctgaaaaaaaattacgatggtaactagttacttatctAGACCTGGAGAGAAAATCAGATCTATATAAAATGAAATGACAATGATACCCTTAAAGGTTGAATACTAGTTATTGTCATTGGTTGTATTGATTTTAGGATATAGAATAGATATGCTCTCTAAGTATTATGATTAACATGAACGCAAACCAaacatttgtattattatttggatgaattaatcaagtaattaatatggcatttttttttcttatcctAGTTTCTTAccagaaattaaaaagaaaaattctCTATCTTATTGTAATGCAcatcatctctttatttttagttttatttttcattCAAGTAAAGTATTGTTATTGAAAACAAAAAAGAGGAATATATTGCAATGGGAAGAAATGTATGTCCAAACCATAAATTAATTTTGTAATTGTATTTGAGTTATACATTTTCTTGTCTTATTTAAGAAACAACCATTTTTATCATCATTTGGGAAACTTTATAAGTGTATAGagaaaaataaaaccaaaaaaaaaaaagttaaggtGAGTTTTTGTAAAGTTGACTAAAATTCATTTAAACACAAACTTACATAATAACGAGCTACAATAACAAACAACATACATTTAAACAAAATGAAACACAATATACTAAAAATGTAAACTAATGTCTTCTCTCAATTCCAACATTTTGAAGAGCCCTCCTTTGCTTTGATCTTTTTGCCAAAAGATGCCATTGTTCTCCTTTCACTGTTTTGACAAGCCCATCAATGATTTTATCTGAAAGGAACATGTATCCCACCGAAATTCCAATAACCATTCCACTTCCAAATCCCATTAACACAATTTTCCAATCAAATCCATTCACATGCTCCTCATTGTCTTCTTGCTGAACTTGGGGTGTGGTGTTCTCGTTGCATGATTCTGAAATTGGAAACCCACATAAGCCAAAATTCTCTTTGTATGAATCGTTTGTGAATGTATCAAATTGTCGACTGCGAGGTATAAGCCCCTCCAATTGGTTCACAGAAAGATTTAAAATTTGGAGTTGATTTAGATTTGCTGCCAGTTGTCATGGAATCTTCCCAACAAGCTCATTCGAGGAGAGATCTAACCATTCCTGATTGGTCAAATTTCCCAAGGAAGGTGGAATATTGCCAGATATCTTGTTATGTGAAAAATTGAGCCCTTTGAGTGAGTTGAGCTTGCCAAGCAATTCTGGGATCTCTCCTGTGAAGTTATTTCTTGAGAAGTCAATGACTATAAGCATGGTTTGGATTTTCTCTAACTCAGCATAATATCCTTTTTTTGTCAATGAACTGATTTCATAATATCGAAGTTCTTCTACAGATGGCACTTCCATGTATCTCAAGTAATTTGAAGTAGCATTCATCATTCCCACAAAACTCTTAAAGTATTTTTGGGGCAAATGACCAGTGAATTCATTGCCAGAGAGATccataattttcaaattttgaaagGGATGTCTCACCTTGGGATTGCATATTGGACCTTGAAATCTATTAGATCTCAGGATAAGAACTTGGAGATTCGGAAGAGATTCCAACCACCAGGGAAATGATCCATTTATCTTGTTGTTTCCAATATCCAAAAATTCCAACCATTTATAATTGAGCAAAGACTTTGGTAAGGACCCTTCCAACTGATTTTCATTGAGATTCAAAACCTGTAGGAAGTTTCCCTTTGAAAAATGTGAAGGAATGATGCCATGAAGCTTATTCTTGTGCAAATCTAGCACAGAGAGACTTGAATTTCCTAAGCATGGAGGAATGTTCCCACTCAAATTGTTATTTGACAAATCAAGGACTTCAAGCAAACTGAGATTGCAAATCAAATGTGATATTTCCCCATCCAATGAATTGTTTGAGATTGAAAAAAAATTTGTATAAGGTGGTGGGATTGGAAGATGACCTTGAAGTCGGTTGGAGCGGAGGTTAATGAATGCTAGATTATTCCATGGAATCTGATCTATTTGCGTTAAAGAGTTGTGAGAAATATCTAGGAATTCCAATGAATCCTTACCCACATTCCACATCCATTTGGGAACACTGCCTTCAATTTGATTGTTGGAGAGATCCAAGTTTCTTAAATTTTCTAAGCTTCTTAAGGAGTACGGGAACTCACTTATTCCGCATGAAGACAAATATAAATCAGAAAGAGTATTGGGCAAAGTatcattattattactattagATACCAATGATAAGCTATTATTAGAAAGATCAAGATATTGGAGATTTTTTAACTTTGAAAATTGATCAAATTGAACGACACCACTCAAGTTATTTGAGGAGAGTTCCAAATCCGTGAGATTGACTTGCTGAAAAATTGATCTTGGGAAAGAGCCTTGTAAGTTATTAGAATCTAAAGAAAGATACTCCAAAGAATTATGTTGGAATTCCTGAATGCTACCACTGAATTTGTTGGAACTTAGATCTAAATATTGTAAAGATGGAAGGGAATATAACCAAGATGGTATTGTCCCATTAAGCCCATTATTATAAGATAAATCTAGAGATTTTAAATTCAATGGAGGAGAACCCACTAATTGATGTTTTGAAGAGACACACGAAAATGAATTTTTTGTTGAGTTACTACAAATTTCTGGAATTGGGCCTACGAAATTATTCCCTAAAAGATCCAAATAGGTTAGTTGTTGTAGATTTAAAATGGAGGACCATGGGATATAACCACCAATATCACTAAAAGAAAGGTCTAAGGAAGTGATTTGTGTGCAGTTGTCAAGCAATGTGGGAGAAAGTTTTAAGAAATTGTAACTCCTTAGAGACAAAAtatgtaaatacttaaactttcTACAAAGATGAGGTAGATCTATCACGACTCCAGATTCAGAAAGATTCAATACTTTAAGTGGGCTGCTCCAATTATATTGTGGAAAAGAACCATTGAGATTTGGGTTGTAACTCAAATCAAGTTGTTGAAGGTTTGGCAAACTGAGAACATTTTCTGGAAGTTTCCCCTGCAAATGACTCCTACTAAGATCAAGAGATGTCAAAGAAGTTGACAGATTCATAAATGAATCAGGTGAAGTAGAAGACATATTCACATCCCTAAGAAACAATTCTTTGAGATTTGTTAGGTTTGCTAGAGTTCTTTTCCAGCTAGATGTCTCTAGTTTCAAATCATAATTCTTACTCAAGTCAAGTGTAACCAAGTTGGACAAGTGAGACAATTGGAGAGGGGCATGGCCAGTGAAACCAGAGTAAGAAAGGTCAAGGTGAACCATATTTGAGAACTTACCAAATTGAGATGAAATTTTGGATC
The Humulus lupulus chromosome 6, drHumLupu1.1, whole genome shotgun sequence DNA segment above includes these coding regions:
- the LOC133786003 gene encoding receptor-like protein 6 encodes the protein MGLFSWLYSLIILFFFFFVTSLSSPSPPPLCHPHESSALLHFRNSFTLYNNTLFWMKYYGINPNNTISWNKNMDCCRWSGVTCDEVTAHVIRLDLTCSGLQGILHSNNTLFSLAHLQSLILSNNLFYGSKISSQFGKFSNMVHLDLSYSGFTGHAPLQLSHLSNLVTLDLSKNYDLKLETSSWKRTLANLTNLKELFLRDVNMSSTSPDSFMNLSTSLTSLDLSRSHLQGKLPENVLSLPNLQQLDLSYNPNLNGSFPQYNWSSPLKVLNLSESGVVIDLPHLCRKFKYLHILSLRSYNFLKLSPTLLDNCTQITSLDLSFSDIGGYIPWSSILNLQQLTYLDLLGNNFVGPIPEICSNSTKNSFSCVSSKHQLVGSPPLNLKSLDLSYNNGLNGTIPSWLYSLPSLQYLDLSSNKFSGSIQEFQHNSLEYLSLDSNNLQGSFPRSIFQQVNLTDLELSSNNLSGVVQFDQFSKLKNLQYLDLSNNSLSLVSNSNNNDTLPNTLSDLYLSSCGISEFPYSLRSLENLRNLDLSNNQIEGSVPKWMWNVGKDSLEFLDISHNSLTQIDQIPWNNLAFINLRSNRLQGHLPIPPPYTNFFSISNNSLDGEISHLICNLSLLEVLDLSNNNLSGNIPPCLGNSSLSVLDLHKNKLHGIIPSHFSKGNFLQVLNLNENQLEGSLPKSLLNYKWLEFLDIGNNKINGSFPWWLESLPNLQVLILRSNRFQGPICNPKVRHPFQNLKIMDLSGNEFTGHLPQKYFKSFVGMMNATSNYLRYMEVPSVEELRYYEISSLTKKGYYAELEKIQTMLIVIDFSRNNFTGEIPELLGKLNSLKGLNFSHNKISGNIPPSLGNLTNQECRQFDTFTNDSYKENFGLCGFPISESCNENTTPQVQQEDNEEHVNGFDWKIVLMGFGSGMVIGISVGYMFLSDKIIDGLVKTVKGEQWHLLAKRSKQRRALQNVGIERRH
- the LOC133783182 gene encoding pentatricopeptide repeat-containing protein At2g18940, chloroplastic-like yields the protein MEGSLFPSRPVYPTPSNKPTQPNFPPWKLNPTTAQPPPPPPPPTQSPSPSSFPIDSLLQHLLHLSSSPKTPHTVKPVKPHHFSNAHLRSLKLSVDSTQKQLENSGYENPTSVLVSQLEEDEEEGRLETGFLEFLTTKDIIECLYCVDDIEIVGGGWQKETSKF